One region of Daphnia pulicaria isolate SC F1-1A chromosome 7, SC_F0-13Bv2, whole genome shotgun sequence genomic DNA includes:
- the LOC124349038 gene encoding ubiquitin-like-conjugating enzyme ATG3 — translation MQNVINTVKGTALGVAEYLTPVLKDSKFKETGVLTPEEFVKAGDHLVHHCPTWQWSTGDESKIKPYLPKNKQFLLTRNVPCYKRCKQLEYTEQEKIVQPEDGEGGWVDTHPTNDNLTEGSGTAEMSNDEKSDSDEAEDMKNNLGNAMSELVLGDDDDDGEAAVMEDSDLEDEEDEAEVKPISDREHVALKTSESGGEIIQTRTYDLNITYDKYYQTPRLWVSGHDENRHPLSVDQMYEDVSQDHAKRTVTMESHPHIPGPPMASVHPCRHAEVMKFFIQTVTEGGRELGVHMYLIIFLKFVQAVIPTIEYDYTQNFTM, via the exons ATGCAAAACGTAATTAATACTGTGAAAGGTACAGCCCTTGGAGTCGCGGAATATCTAACACCTGTTCTCAAG gattcaaaatttaaagaaactgGAGTTTTGACACCAGAAGAGTTTGTGAAGGCTGGTGATCATCTGGTTCATCATTGCCCTACATGGCAATGGTCAACTGGCGATGAATCTAAAATTAAACCTTATCttccaaaaaacaaacaatttttgcTCACAAGGAATGTCCCCTGCTATAAACGATGCAAACAA ttgGAATATACAGAGCAGGAAAAAATAGTCCAACCAGAGGATGGAGAAGGTGGTTGGGTCGATACACATCCCACCAATGATAATTTAACTGAGGGCTCAGGAACAGCAGAAATGTCAAATGATGAGAAG AGTGATTCTGATGAAGCAGAGGACATGAAAAATAACTTGGGAAATGCTATGAGTGAACTTGTGCTtggtgatgatgacgacgacggtgAAGCAGCCGTTATGGAAGATAGTGATCTAGAggatgaagaagacgaa GCAGAAGTCAAACCAATCTCTGATCGTGAGCATGTAGCACTTAAAACGAGTGAATCGGGTGGGGAGATCATCCAAACTAGAACTTATGATTTAAATATCACCTATGATAAATATTATCAAACGCCTCGCTTATGGGTTTCTGGTCACGATGAG AACCGCCATCCTTTATCAGTGGACCAAATGTACGAGGATGTCAGTCAGGATCACGCTAAAAGGACCGTGACTATGGAGAGTCACCCTCACATACCGGGCCCACCAATGGCTTCCGTTCATCCGTGCAG GCACGCTGAAGTGATGAAGTTCTTTATCCAGACTGTGACAGAGGGTGGAAGAGAATTGGGTGTTCACATGtatttgatcatttttttgaagtttgttCAAGCTGTCATCCCCACAATTGAGTATGACTACACACAAAACTTCACCATGTAA
- the LOC124348918 gene encoding protein brambleberry-like translates to MRITLYLVAIILLGTGSHSSLVGWILGRDSSPFNILSSEKQFDKLMAVAKEDDKIEVSEPDESAVQARSDIPFELSVADEKFIADAQKYTDLSMSELDVCQHKLILQLKQDCNDLSEEDLSKLGVNLLNCQSRLEGRRVYPCSSTMTLKECTSDMDSDTWNAYHILSNRARSVCYGARQQQFRALTQMTVNKLMASSSQQLGFIRELKAEQEELGSLAADTLTSLTKGQEKLLEQQDFLKATQQLASQQISSTMREVSRERAAAFASQRQLASLSDSLKETLNQAAQLAMEQENDRKIAQQHLMDSLLNIEGHVGEVWNQLEESVSKLLSQQDYAAHMQSETIETLQKLNHTFQFLLSVSENSRDQLNWIQSLVVNTEKKVGKLSTWVLHVCYFLLGMLLLAFVQAPAYMRWIFLFLVPINLTMDLQQGVSMDAPALVGLLFMFSLGYRVFLFLKSRCSSGSASTTKQQEIQYRCSTPDAKSFVSVSDKSIEDLLNGCTLINDTFDGDRTPLPSPSFDKLLTHQKHKSVRSILQDTMQDDASFASSVHRRSPRRAPSSNSFRDLSPTRSVVSNVSLSQSRSGTPRRPSTPRRNCSGKCLDGSSCRNAATKDSMFCWHHAEQHK, encoded by the exons atgaggaTAACTTTATATTTAGTGGCCATAATTCTTCTAGGAACTGGTAGTCATTCTAGTTTAGTAGGCTGGATTTTAGGCAGAGACAGCTCTCCTTTTAACATTTTGAgtagtgaaaaacaatttgacaaGCTTATGGCTGTAGCAAAAGAAGATGATAAGATTGAAGTTTCTGAACCTGATGAGAGTGCTGTGCAAGCAAGGTCTGATATTCCATTTGAGCTATCTGTAGCTGATGAAAAATTCATTGCCGATGCACAGAAATATACGGACCTTAGTATGAGCGAGCTGGATGTCTGCCAGCATAAA TTAATCCTTCAATTGAAGCAAGACTGCAATGATCTCTCAGAGGAAGATTTGTCTAAGTTGGGTGTGAATCTTTTAAACTGCCAATCAAGATTGGAAGGGCGGAGAGTCTATCCATGCTCCTCTACAATG acTTTAAAGGAATGTACTTCTGACATGGATTCCGACACCTGGAATGCCTACCATATTCTATCAAATAGAGCAAGATCAGTGTGCTATGGTGCCCGCCAACAACAGTTTAGAGCACTGACTCAAATGACAGTCAACAAACTCATGGCCAGTTCTAGTCAACAATTGGGATTCATTAGAGAGCTCAAG GCTGAGCAAGAGGAACTTGGATCTTTGGCTGCTGATACTTTAACTTCTTTGACCAAAGGTCAAGAAAAGTTGCTGGAACAACAAGACTTTCTGAAAGCTACCCAGCAGTTGGCTTCTCAACAGATAAGCAGCACAATGAGAGAAGTGTcaag GGAACGCGCGGCCGCTTTCGCAAGCCAACGCCAACTCGCTTCCTTGAGTGATTCGTTGAAGGAAACTTTGAATCAAGCTGCTCAGCTAGCAATGGAACAAGAAAACGATCGGAAGATAGCACAGCAACATCTAATGGACTCTTTATTGAACATCGAGGGTCACGTTGGCGAAGTTTGGAATCAATTAG AGGAAAGTGTTAGTAAATTGCTCAGTCAGCAAGATTACGCTGCTCACATGCAGTCGGAAACGATCGAGACTTTACAAAAACTAAACCATACGTTCCAGTTTTTGCTTAGTGTGTCAGAAAACAGTCGTGATCAACTCAATTGGATTCAAAGCTTAGTGGTTAATACAG agaaaaaggtgGGAAAGTTGTCGACGTGGGTGCTTCACGTTTGCTACTTTCTATTGGGGATGCTGTTGTTAG CTTTCGTGCAAGCCCCGGCCTACATGCGatggatttttttgttcttggtTCCTATCAATTTAACAATGGATCTACAACAAGGTGTTTCCATGGATGCGCCAGCTCTCGTAGGCCTTCTTTTTATGTTCTCTCTGG GATATCGAGTATTTCTATTTCTGAAATCTCGATGTAGTTCTGGTTCAGCCTCAACGACCAAACAACAGGAAATCCAATATCGTTGTTCAACGCCAGATGCAAAAAGTTTTGTCTCCGTCTCAGACAAGTCTATTGAGGACCTGCTTAATGGCTGTACCTTAATCAACGACACCTTTGATGGAGATCGCACTCCCTTACCTTCTCCTTCATTTGACAAGCTTTTGACACATCAAAAACATAAAAGCGTTCGGTCGATTTTACAAGACACCATGCAAGACGACGCCAGCTTCGCAAGCAGTGTTCATCGCCGCAGTCCAAGGAGGGCACCGAGTTCAAATTCGTTCAGAGACCTTTCTCCAACTCGTTCGGTGGTTTCCAACGTTTCTCTCAGCCAATCGAGAAG TGGTACTCCGCGACGACCGTCTACACCTCGTCGTAATTGCTCTGGCAAATGCTTGGATGGTTCCAGTTGCCGAAACGCTGCCACGAAAGATTCAATGTTTTGCTGGCATCACGCAGAACAACACAAATGA
- the LOC124349055 gene encoding 39S ribosomal protein L46, mitochondrial-like: protein MFCFRSHALGSLSLVKNGFSINKVYQNPKVFLRMSSASTSSSSPQKWELLGAICLERTPIIVPPMTEIEQQISEMIEKFDNMRSLKSNHELRHEEDKKLQKMAADGTQDESNPDAATRQTAQDFEDACNEEFQKFKPAPRTTAEDLSGDQKSTNRKLDKHLLFVVQEKDKKVWKLPESRWREGETLRETAERALREYVKTPDTSVRVLGNAPWGVHTIKYPSSVRQKLGFTGSKVFFFKAQLLSSCTTCSDIEYNWLGREELTNSLEPEYLRSVRKFLIDED from the exons atgttttgcttTCGATCTCATGCTCTGGGTAGCCTATCACtagttaaaaatggtttttcaaTTAACAAAGTCTATCAAAATCCAAAAG TTTTCTTGAGAATGTCGAGTGCTTCTACATCCAGTTCTTCACCCCAAAAATGGGAACTTCTTGGTGCAATTTGTTTGGAAAGAACACCAATCATTGTGCCTCCCATGACCGAAATTGAACAACAAATTAGTGAAATGATTGAGAAGTTTGATAATATGAGAAGCCTCAAATCAAATCATGAACTAAGACATGAAGAAGACAa GAAGCtacaaaaaatggctgcaGATGGAACTCAAGATGAAAGTAACCCAGATGCAGCAACAAGGCAAACAGCTCAAGACTTTGAAGATGCTTGCaatgaagaatttcaaaaatttaagcCTGCTCCAAGGACTACAg CTGAAGATTTGAGTGGAGACCAGAAGTCCACCAATCGAAAGCTGGATAAGCATTTGCTGTTTGTTGTGcaagaaaaagacaagaaagTTTGGAAGCTTCCGGAAAGTAGGTGGAGGGAAGGGGAGACCTTACGTGAGACCGCAGAACGTGCGCTTAGAGAATACGTGAAAACTCCTGATACGTCAGTGCGAGTATTGGGCAATGCTCCGTGGGGAGTACATACTATCAAATATCCGTCGTCAGTTCGCCAAAAGCTTGGTTTCACCGGTtcaaaagttttcttcttcaaagccCAATTGCTTTCTTCTTGCACTACTTGTTCAGACATAGAGTATAATTGGTTGGGCAGAGAAGAGCTTACAAACAGTCTCGAGCCCGAATACTTACGTAGCGTAAGAAAATTTCTCATCGATGAAGATTAA
- the LOC124348967 gene encoding 5'-AMP-activated protein kinase catalytic subunit alpha-2-like: MAERPTAIASALLSQEKPLVKIGHYALGETLGVGTFGKVKIGEHQLTGHKVAIKILNRQKIKNLDVVGKIRREIQNLKLFRHPHIIKLYQVISTPTDIFMIMEYVSGGELFDYIVKHGKLKEHEARRFFQQIISGVDYCHRHMVVHRDLKPENLLLDSNLHVKIADFGLSNMMMDGEFLRTSCGSPNYAAPEVISGKLYAGPEVDVWSCGVILYALLCGTLPFDDEHVPTLFRKIKSGVFPIPDYLNKSVVNLLCHMLQVDPMKRATIDDVKKHEWFAKECPAYLFPSPVEQDTSVIDTDAVSEVCEKFGVREQEVHSALLSGDPHDQLAIAYHLIVDNKRIADEAAKAELRDFYIAGSPPPAAFSPGDSSPTPGSGGIKPHPERIAPAFRERAASAGERTAPNKTPIKRAKWHLGIRSQSKPHDIMYEVYRAMKTLDFEWKMVNPFHVRVRSKNPVNGRYAKMSLQLYQVDYKSYLLDFKSLSTDENEHVSSNPDVSQSQFSIGGGHPTMEFFEMCASLITQLAR, from the exons ATGGCCGAACGCCCTACCGCTATCGCCTCGGCGTTGCTTTCACAGGAAAAACCTCTTGTTAAAATAGGACATTATGCATTGGGGGAGACCTTGGGAGTTGGCACCTTCGGCAAAGTCAAAA TCGGTGAACACCAATTGACTGGGCACAAAGTTGCCATAAAAATTCTTAATcgacagaaaatcaagaatCTGGATGTTGTCGGCAAGATCAGGAGAGAGATTCAAAACCTGAAACTCTTCCGTCATCCCCACATCATAAAACT GTATCAAGTAATCAGCACTCCAACTGACATATTCATGATTATGGAATATGTTTCAGGAGGAGAATTGTTTGATTACATTGTCAAACATGGAAAG TTGAAGGAGCACGAAGCCAGGCGTTTCTTTCAGCAGATCATTTCAGGAGTGGACTACTGCCATCGTCACATGGTCGTTCACAGGGATTTGAAACCGGAAAATCTGCTACTAGACTCGAATCTCCATGTGAAAATCGCCGATTTCG GTCTGAGCAATATGATGATGGATGGTGAATTTTTACGTACAAGTTGTGGTTCCCCGAATTACGCAGCACCCGAAGTCATCTCGGGCAAACTTTATGCTGGCCCAGAAGTGGATGTCTGGTCTTGTGGTGTCATCCTTTACGCTCTACTTTGTGGCACATTGCCATTTGATGACGAGCATGTCCCGACACTCTTCCGGAAAATTAAAT CTGGAGTATTTCCTATACCAGATTATCTCAACAAATCAGTGGTCAATCTGCTTTGCCACATGCTTCAGGTCGACCCTATGAAGCGAGCGACGATCGACGACGTCAA AAAACACGAATGGTTTGCCAAGGAATGTCCCGCCTATTTGTTTCCTTCCCCGGTTGAACAGGATACCTCTGTTATCGACACTGATGCCGTCTCTGAAGTTTGTGAG AAATTCGGAGTTCGCGAACAAGAAGTGCACAGCGCTCTTTTGAGCGGAGACCCTCACGATCAATTGGCCATTGCTTACCATCTCATTGTGGATAATAAGCGCATCGCCGACGAGGCCGCCAAGGCTGAACTACGAG ATTTTTACATCGCCGGTAGTCCTCCGCCAGCGGCTTTCAGTCCGGGCGACTCGAGCCCCACGCCGGGATCGGGAGGCATAAAACCTCATCCGGAGCGCATCGCAC CTGCGTTCCGCGAGCGGGCAGCCAGTGCCGGCGAACGCACTGCACCCAATAAAACGCCGATAAAACGCGCCAAATGGCACTTGG GCATCCGATCGCAAAGTAAGCCCCACGACATCATGTACGAGGTTTACAGAGCCATGAAAACGCTGGACTTT GAATGGAAGATGGTGAATCCGTTTCACGTTCGAGTGCGCAGCAAGAACCCGGTGAATGGACGTTACGCCAAAATGTCGCTGCAGCTTTACCAGGTCGACTACAAGTCGTACCTCCTGGACTTTAAGAGTCTCAGCACGGATGAAAACGAACATGTTAGTTCCA ATCCGGATGTTTCTCAATCACAGTTCTCCATTGGTGGAGGCCACCCGACGATGGAGTTTTTCGAAATGTGTGCATCTTTGATTACGCAACTGGCCCGTTGA
- the LOC124349081 gene encoding growth factor receptor-bound protein 2, producing MEANSKHDFNATAEDELSFRKGQVLKILNMEDDLNWYRAELDGKEGLIPSNYIEMKNHDWYYGRITRADAEKLLGNKHEGAFVVRVSESSPGDFSLSVKCGDGVQHFKVLRDAQGKFFLWVVKFNSLNELVDYHRSTSVSRSQDIKLRDMVPEEFLVQALYDFTPQEPGELEFKRGDVITVTDRSDQHWWTGEIGARRGLFPATYVAPYHT from the exons ATGGAGGCCAATTCTAAACATGACTTTAATGCCACTGCTGAAGATGAGCTTAGTTTTCGAAAAGGGCAAGTTCTCAAG ATTCTGAATATGGAAGATGATCTGAATTGGTATAGAGCAGAATTGGATGGAAAAGAAGGGTTGATTCCTAGTAACtacattgaaatgaaaaatcatgA TTGGTACTATGGAAGAATAACCAGAGCTGATGCAGAGAAACTCTTGGGCAACAAACATGAAGGCGCTTTTGTTGTTAGAGTCAGTGAGAGCTCACCGGGAGACTTTTCCCTGTCTGTTAA ATGTGGCGATGGTGTCCAGCACTTCAAAGTACTTCGCGATGCCCAAGGGAAGTTCTTTTTGTGGGTGGTAAAATTCAACTCGCTCAACGAACTGGTCGACTACCATCGCTCCACATCTGTTTCTCGGTCTCAGGATATAAAGTTACGAGACATGGTGCCTGAAGAG TTCTTGGTGCAGGCACTATACGATTTCACCCCGCAAGAACCAGGTGAATTGGAATTTAAGCGAGGCGACGTCATAACTGTGACAGACCGTTCTGATCAACATTGGTGGACTGGAGAAATTGGCGCCCGCCGCGGCCTCTTTCCTGCCACTTACGTTGCCCCGTATCATACTTAA